From Blattabacterium cuenoti, a single genomic window includes:
- the guaB gene encoding IMP dehydrogenase — protein MSLNKKILKEALTFDDVLLVPSYSSILPSEVSLKTSLTLDITMNIPILSAAMDTVTESSLAISIAREGGIGIIHKNMNIENQSEEVYRVKRSESGMIDDPITLSRNSTLRYAQYLMKKFKISGLPVIEKDHSLVGIITRRDIKYRTDLDSLVEEVMTKEKLVTSKKNITLEKAKSILLKRRIEKLPIIDDYNKLVGLITIRDIDNLIKHPNACKDSKGRLRVGAAVGIDKKTLERVDALVKVGADIIAIDSAHGHSSRILNTIKLIRHSFPKITLLTGNIVTMKGAKDLIDAGTSVLKVGIGSGSICTTRVIAGVGMPQITAINDVYEYAKKRNISIISDGGIRYSGDVVKAIAAGASSVMIGSLFAGTDEAPGEEVIFQGRKFKTYVGMGSLIAMKRGSGDRYFQFNEKSVPEGIEAIVPYKGKIKDVIYQICGGLRSGMGYCGVSSITELMRTAKFVRITNSGLKENHPHSVNITKESPNYFNYSQ, from the coding sequence ATGTCTTTAAATAAAAAGATTTTAAAAGAAGCTCTTACTTTTGATGATGTATTGCTTGTCCCTTCTTATTCTTCGATTCTTCCATCAGAAGTTTCTCTTAAAACTTCTCTTACACTTGATATTACTATGAATATTCCGATATTAAGTGCCGCTATGGATACAGTAACAGAATCTTCTTTAGCTATCTCTATAGCTAGAGAAGGGGGAATAGGGATTATTCATAAAAATATGAATATAGAAAATCAATCAGAAGAGGTTTATAGAGTTAAAAGAAGTGAAAGTGGAATGATAGATGATCCTATTACTCTTTCTAGAAATTCAACATTAAGATACGCTCAATATCTTATGAAAAAATTTAAAATTTCGGGATTACCTGTCATAGAAAAAGATCATTCATTAGTAGGAATTATTACCAGAAGAGATATAAAATATCGTACCGATTTAGATTCTTTAGTTGAGGAAGTGATGACGAAAGAAAAGTTAGTGACATCTAAAAAAAATATCACTTTAGAAAAAGCAAAAAGTATTTTATTAAAAAGAAGAATAGAAAAATTACCTATTATAGATGATTATAATAAATTAGTGGGATTAATCACAATTAGAGATATTGATAATTTGATTAAACACCCTAATGCTTGTAAAGATTCTAAAGGTCGTTTACGTGTAGGTGCCGCTGTTGGAATCGATAAAAAAACTTTAGAACGAGTAGATGCTCTAGTCAAAGTGGGAGCAGATATTATAGCTATAGATTCAGCGCATGGTCATTCTTCTAGAATATTAAATACAATAAAATTAATTAGGCATTCTTTTCCGAAGATAACATTGTTAACAGGAAATATAGTGACGATGAAGGGAGCTAAAGATTTGATTGATGCAGGTACTTCTGTTTTAAAGGTAGGAATTGGATCAGGATCCATTTGCACAACAAGAGTTATAGCTGGAGTAGGAATGCCACAAATTACGGCTATTAATGATGTATATGAATATGCTAAAAAAAGAAATATTAGTATTATTTCTGATGGAGGAATCAGATATTCAGGAGATGTGGTAAAAGCTATTGCTGCTGGAGCTAGTTCGGTTATGATTGGAAGTTTGTTTGCTGGTACAGATGAAGCTCCGGGAGAAGAGGTTATTTTTCAGGGAAGAAAGTTTAAAACTTATGTAGGAATGGGATCATTAATAGCTATGAAAAGAGGAAGTGGAGATCGTTATTTTCAATTTAACGAAAAATCTGTTCCAGAAGGAATTGAAGCTATTGTTCCTTATAAAGGAAAAATAAAAGATGTTATTTATCAAATTTGTGGAGGTTTACGTTCTGGAATGGGGTATTGTGGAGTTTCTTCTATTACGGAGCTTATGAGGACTGCTAAATTTGTAAGAATTACAAATTCAGGATTAAAAGAAAATCATCCACATAGTGTAAACATTACTAAAGAATCACCTAATTATTTTAATTATAGCCAGTGA
- the rplS gene encoding 50S ribosomal protein L19: MFQKKYTEDKFLSKNDFPSFHSGDTITVFFEIKEGEKTRIQSFKGVVIKKQGKGLTKTFTIRKISAGIGIERIFIFNQPNIRKIEINKKGKVRRSKIYYFRALKGKKARIKAEK, from the coding sequence ATGTTTCAAAAAAAATATACAGAAGATAAATTTTTATCTAAAAATGATTTTCCTTCGTTTCATTCGGGCGATACGATTACTGTTTTTTTCGAAATTAAAGAAGGAGAAAAAACAAGAATTCAATCTTTTAAAGGGGTTGTTATAAAAAAACAAGGAAAAGGTTTAACAAAAACATTTACTATTCGTAAAATAAGTGCAGGAATAGGAATAGAACGTATATTTATATTCAATCAACCTAATATACGTAAAATAGAAATAAATAAAAAAGGGAAAGTTCGAAGATCGAAAATTTATTATTTTAGAGCTTTGAAAGGTAAAAAAGCAAGGATTAAAGCTGAAAAGTGA
- the glmM gene encoding phosphoglucosamine mutase has protein sequence MTLVKSSSGIRGTLGGKVGNGFSPIDIIQFSAGYVSWMKRKYKNKKKFFIILGRDGRISSLLFQEFLIITFQTLGVNVVNIGLSTTPTVGIAVMNEKADGGVMLTASHNPKNWNGLKMFNSYGEFLSEEDFKKLFYIVEKKYFNFSSYKKLGSLFYKKNYIHKHIEKILSLPIIDKNIIKNSKLKIVVDGINSTGGIAVPILLKYLGVNVIKMYCNPHGDFVHNPEPIEKNLKEICKKVPDIKANLGISVDPDVDRVVFICENGEFFGEEYTLVSIADYILENQLGPIVSTLSSSHALKDLSIKKGVPYYSTPVGEIHVVKKMKEVHAVIGGEGNGGIIYPNFRYGRDALIGIALFLTQIAKLNNIPLSKLKKRYSNYFMSKKKIRFSSHEQIKILLKTIKKKYQGKKMDFNDGIKIYLKHNEWIHIRKSNTENIIRIHTESSSKKRANFLSKNIICEIKNISF, from the coding sequence TTGACACTTGTAAAATCTTCATCTGGAATAAGAGGAACATTGGGGGGGAAAGTAGGAAATGGGTTTTCTCCCATAGATATAATTCAGTTTTCTGCAGGATATGTTTCCTGGATGAAACGAAAATATAAAAATAAAAAGAAATTTTTTATAATCTTAGGAAGAGATGGTAGAATCTCTTCTCTTTTATTTCAAGAATTTTTAATAATTACTTTTCAAACTTTAGGAGTAAATGTTGTAAATATTGGTTTATCTACAACTCCTACTGTTGGAATAGCTGTCATGAATGAAAAAGCTGATGGTGGAGTTATGTTAACGGCAAGTCATAATCCTAAAAATTGGAATGGATTAAAAATGTTTAATTCTTATGGAGAATTTTTATCTGAAGAAGATTTTAAAAAATTGTTTTATATAGTAGAAAAAAAATATTTCAATTTTTCGTCATATAAAAAATTAGGTAGTCTTTTTTACAAAAAAAATTATATTCATAAACATATAGAAAAAATTCTTTCATTACCTATTATAGATAAAAATATCATTAAAAATTCTAAATTAAAAATTGTAGTGGATGGAATTAATTCAACAGGAGGAATAGCTGTCCCTATTTTATTAAAATATTTAGGAGTTAATGTCATCAAAATGTATTGTAATCCTCATGGTGATTTTGTGCATAATCCAGAACCTATTGAAAAAAACTTAAAGGAAATCTGTAAAAAAGTACCGGATATAAAAGCAAATTTGGGGATTTCTGTAGATCCTGATGTAGATCGTGTAGTATTTATTTGCGAAAATGGAGAATTTTTTGGAGAAGAATATACTTTGGTGTCCATTGCAGATTATATATTAGAAAATCAATTGGGACCTATTGTTTCAACCTTGTCTTCTTCTCATGCATTAAAAGATCTTTCTATTAAAAAAGGAGTTCCTTATTATTCTACTCCTGTTGGAGAAATACATGTTGTAAAAAAAATGAAAGAAGTTCATGCCGTTATTGGGGGAGAAGGAAATGGAGGAATAATTTATCCTAATTTTCGTTATGGAAGAGATGCATTGATCGGAATTGCATTATTTCTAACTCAAATCGCTAAATTGAATAATATTCCATTATCTAAATTAAAAAAAAGATATTCCAATTATTTTATGTCAAAAAAGAAAATTCGATTTTCTTCTCATGAACAAATTAAAATATTGTTAAAAACAATAAAAAAGAAATATCAAGGAAAAAAAATGGATTTTAATGATGGAATTAAAATTTATTTGAAACATAATGAATGGATACATATCCGAAAATCGAATACCGAAAATATTATTAGAATACATACAGAAAGTTCTTCAAAAAAAAGAGCAAATTTTTTATCTAAAAATATCATATGTGAAATAAAAAACATTTCATTTTAA
- a CDS encoding ABC transporter permease: MNFEWFFSKKTIWEDYRKNQTLRIIVLITQTTIIFGLIISFLTFSIGFGFKEIIKNKLLNIRGQIIIHKNDLKASSSFFSIKKKKFFKYNLVKKIYGIAENNVIISTNHKISQYIFKGIYEDYNPVFFQYFLIKKNFLNKDLSCHKNIFLSKKASLSLGLSVGSNIKIDFIFFNKKGNPIIFSKKFIVSGLYETGIAEFDDVYIIGNIKSIQQIFGRNKDFVEKFEIFVSYENIKKKIFKKIPEEFIVKTIQNNHDIIKWINIFDTNIIVISFIILVSVTINMIVFVLILLLERIRTIGILKILGARNQVIHKIFLFYMIQILFPSLLIGNSVGITLLALQKKFHLISLNKIQYFVDFVPIYINIYHIIMINLSIIFICFITIFFPSLFVINKTTPIKIVEFE; the protein is encoded by the coding sequence TTGAATTTTGAATGGTTTTTTTCTAAAAAAACAATTTGGGAAGATTATAGAAAAAATCAAACTCTTAGAATAATAGTTCTCATAACACAAACAACAATAATTTTTGGTTTGATTATATCTTTTTTAACTTTTTCTATAGGATTCGGTTTTAAAGAAATCATAAAAAATAAACTATTAAATATTAGAGGACAAATTATTATACATAAAAATGATTTAAAAGCAAGTTCTTCTTTTTTTTCTATAAAAAAAAAGAAATTTTTTAAATATAATTTAGTTAAAAAAATTTACGGAATTGCTGAAAATAATGTGATCATTTCTACAAATCATAAAATAAGTCAATACATATTTAAAGGGATATATGAGGATTATAATCCTGTTTTTTTTCAATATTTCTTAATCAAGAAAAATTTTTTAAATAAAGATTTATCGTGTCATAAAAATATTTTTTTATCTAAAAAAGCATCCTTATCTCTAGGATTAAGTGTTGGATCAAATATTAAAATAGATTTTATTTTTTTTAATAAAAAAGGAAATCCTATTATTTTTTCTAAAAAATTTATAGTTTCTGGTTTATATGAAACTGGAATAGCAGAATTTGATGATGTATATATTATTGGAAATATAAAATCTATTCAACAAATTTTCGGACGGAATAAAGATTTTGTAGAAAAATTTGAAATTTTTGTTTCTTATGAGAATATAAAGAAAAAAATTTTTAAAAAAATACCTGAAGAATTTATAGTAAAAACCATTCAAAATAACCATGATATTATCAAATGGATCAACATATTCGATACAAATATTATTGTTATCAGTTTTATCATTTTGGTATCTGTAACTATTAATATGATTGTATTTGTTTTAATACTTCTTTTAGAAAGAATTAGAACTATAGGTATTTTAAAAATTTTAGGAGCTAGAAATCAGGTTATACATAAAATATTTTTATTTTATATGATACAAATATTATTCCCTTCTTTACTAATAGGAAATAGTGTTGGAATCACTTTATTAGCATTACAAAAAAAATTTCATTTAATATCATTAAATAAAATACAATATTTTGTTGATTTTGTGCCTATTTATATAAATATATATCATATTATCATGATTAATTTGTCTATAATTTTTATTTGTTTTATTACAATATTTTTTCCTTCTTTATTTGTTATAAACAAAACTACACCTATAAAAATTGTAGAATTTGAATAA
- the dnaB gene encoding replicative DNA helicase: MIGKQEETNKYRFDSMTKKIKIPPQALDLEEAIIGAIMIDKKGLDEVIDILFPEIFYKKEHQEIFIAIQKLYHDSKPIDLYTVLNELRRIGKLESIGGELYLIGLTQKVISSAHIEYHSRIIVQKFILRKLISISSNLIQKCYDESTDVFDLLDHAESKLFEINQKYLITKKFETTQCLIQKAIEKIKKTEKEGLSGISSGFHKLDNITSGWQNSDLIILASRPGMGKTTFMLSMVKNIVVNQKIPIIIFSLEMSSIQLITKLISSETGISSDKIKRANLSQLDWEHLLHKTKNLKNVPLFIDDTPSLSIFSLRAKCRRLISKHGIKLIFIDYMQLMGITDHNFRLQNREQEISVISRSLKSIAKELDIPIIALSQLSRAVETRGGSKRPILSDLRESGAIEQDADIVLFIYRPEYYGFKIWDSDEDNDSCIGQAEIIIAKHRNGGLDKFRLKFISDQAKFLNLEDKKQTSLVWEEDYKKNVIDQENFFISPEDFKNDPLSESSNENEIDFNNENYLSE; this comes from the coding sequence ATGATTGGTAAACAGGAAGAAACAAATAAATATCGTTTTGATTCCATGACAAAAAAAATAAAAATACCTCCTCAAGCATTGGATTTAGAAGAAGCTATCATAGGAGCTATTATGATTGATAAAAAAGGATTAGATGAAGTGATTGATATACTTTTTCCAGAAATTTTTTATAAAAAAGAACATCAAGAAATATTTATTGCAATACAAAAACTATATCATGATTCAAAACCAATAGATTTATATACCGTTTTAAATGAACTTCGAAGAATTGGAAAATTGGAATCAATAGGGGGAGAATTATATTTGATTGGATTAACACAAAAAGTTATCTCTTCTGCACATATAGAGTATCATAGTCGTATCATAGTACAGAAATTTATTTTAAGGAAATTAATTAGTATATCTTCTAATCTCATTCAAAAATGTTATGATGAAAGTACAGATGTTTTTGATCTTTTAGATCATGCAGAATCAAAGCTTTTTGAGATTAATCAAAAATATTTAATAACAAAAAAATTTGAAACTACTCAATGTCTTATACAAAAAGCTATTGAAAAAATAAAAAAAACAGAAAAAGAAGGGTTGAGTGGAATTTCTTCCGGATTTCATAAATTAGATAATATTACTTCTGGATGGCAAAATTCTGACTTAATTATCTTAGCTTCAAGACCAGGAATGGGGAAAACAACTTTTATGTTATCTATGGTAAAAAACATAGTAGTTAATCAAAAAATTCCAATCATCATTTTTTCATTAGAAATGTCTTCAATTCAATTAATTACAAAGTTGATTTCGTCAGAAACAGGTATATCTTCAGATAAAATTAAAAGAGCAAATTTATCTCAATTAGATTGGGAACATTTGTTACATAAAACAAAAAATTTGAAAAATGTTCCTTTATTTATAGATGATACTCCATCTTTATCTATATTTAGTTTACGTGCAAAATGTCGTCGTTTAATATCTAAACATGGAATTAAATTGATATTTATAGATTATATGCAATTAATGGGAATTACTGATCATAATTTTAGACTACAAAATAGAGAACAAGAAATATCCGTTATTTCTAGAAGTTTAAAATCTATAGCAAAGGAACTTGATATACCAATCATAGCTTTATCTCAATTATCTAGAGCTGTTGAAACAAGAGGAGGAAGTAAAAGACCTATACTGTCTGATTTACGAGAATCGGGAGCTATCGAACAAGATGCAGATATAGTTTTGTTTATTTATAGGCCTGAATATTATGGATTTAAAATTTGGGATTCGGATGAAGATAATGATTCTTGCATAGGTCAAGCAGAAATTATAATCGCTAAACATAGAAACGGAGGATTAGATAAATTTCGTTTAAAATTTATAAGTGATCAAGCTAAATTTTTAAATTTAGAAGACAAGAAACAAACTTCATTAGTTTGGGAAGAAGATTACAAAAAAAATGTTATCGATCAAGAAAATTTTTTTATCTCTCCTGAGGATTTTAAAAATGATCCATTATCAGAATCTAGTAATGAAAATGAAATAGATTTCAATAATGAAAATTATTTATCTGAATAA
- a CDS encoding acetyl-CoA carboxylase carboxyltransferase subunit alpha: MEYLDFEKPIQEIQDQYMNCILIEKKTGINMKEVCNQLKFKLEETIKKLHSNLTPWQRVQLSRHPNRPYTLDYINYITKKDSFMELHGDRHFGDDKAIVGGFGKIEDHSFMLIGTQKGRNTKDRQYRRFGMPNPEGYRKALRLMKLAEKFEKPVVTFIDTPGAFPGIEAETRGQGEAIGKNIYEMMCLKVPIIVLIIGEGASGGALGIGIGDKVSMMENSWFSVISPESCSTILWGNRDNKEKSAEALKLTAENMHKLNLIDNVIKEPLGGAHFFPEKAYKLVKKQIIKHYKQLSGFNIELLIQKRKNKYISIGFFDE, encoded by the coding sequence ATGGAATATTTAGATTTTGAAAAACCCATACAAGAAATTCAGGATCAATATATGAACTGTATATTAATAGAAAAAAAAACAGGGATTAACATGAAAGAAGTTTGTAATCAATTGAAATTCAAATTGGAAGAAACCATTAAAAAATTGCACAGTAATTTAACTCCTTGGCAAAGAGTACAATTGTCTAGACATCCCAATAGACCTTATACTTTGGATTACATAAATTACATAACAAAAAAAGATTCTTTTATGGAATTACATGGAGATCGTCATTTTGGTGATGATAAAGCTATCGTAGGTGGTTTTGGAAAAATAGAAGATCATAGTTTTATGCTAATTGGAACTCAAAAAGGAAGAAATACTAAGGATAGACAGTATAGAAGATTTGGGATGCCTAATCCAGAAGGATATAGAAAAGCTTTACGTCTTATGAAATTAGCAGAAAAATTTGAAAAACCTGTTGTTACTTTTATTGATACACCAGGGGCTTTTCCTGGAATTGAAGCAGAAACAAGAGGTCAAGGAGAAGCTATAGGAAAAAATATTTATGAAATGATGTGTTTAAAAGTTCCTATTATTGTTTTGATTATAGGAGAGGGAGCTAGTGGAGGAGCTTTAGGAATCGGAATAGGAGATAAGGTTTCAATGATGGAAAATTCTTGGTTTTCTGTTATTTCTCCTGAGAGTTGTTCTACAATACTTTGGGGGAATCGTGATAATAAAGAAAAATCAGCAGAAGCATTAAAATTAACAGCAGAAAATATGCATAAATTAAATCTTATAGATAATGTTATTAAAGAACCTTTAGGAGGTGCACATTTTTTTCCTGAAAAAGCTTATAAACTTGTAAAAAAACAAATTATTAAACATTATAAACAATTATCTGGATTTAATATAGAATTATTGATTCAAAAAAGAAAAAATAAGTATATTTCTATTGGTTTTTTTGATGAATAA
- a CDS encoding succinate dehydrogenase/fumarate reductase iron-sulfur subunit, protein MNFKLKIWRQKNREEKGYFETYKIDNISPNSSFLEMLDLLNNQIICNKKQDSSPISFDHDCREGICGMCSLYINGRAHGPDNLITTCQLHMRHFHDGESIYVEPWRAKPFPIIKDLIVDRSSFDRIIMSGGYISVSTFGKTIDGNMIPISKDQADKAFDAATCIGCGACVAACKNRSAMLFVSAKISQFALLPQGKIERKKRVLNMINKMDEEGFGTCTNTKACEVECPKGISTEYISFMNREYIQSFIT, encoded by the coding sequence ATGAATTTTAAGTTGAAAATATGGAGACAAAAAAACAGAGAAGAAAAAGGTTATTTTGAAACTTATAAAATAGACAATATATCTCCTAATAGTTCCTTTTTAGAAATGTTAGATCTTTTAAATAATCAAATCATATGTAATAAGAAACAAGATTCATCTCCTATATCATTTGACCATGACTGTCGTGAGGGGATTTGTGGTATGTGTTCATTATATATTAATGGAAGAGCTCATGGTCCTGATAATTTAATTACCACTTGTCAACTTCATATGCGTCATTTTCATGATGGAGAATCGATATATGTAGAGCCTTGGAGGGCTAAGCCTTTTCCTATCATTAAAGATCTTATCGTAGATAGATCTTCTTTTGATAGAATTATTATGTCAGGTGGATACATTTCCGTAAGTACATTTGGAAAAACAATAGATGGAAATATGATTCCAATTTCAAAAGATCAAGCAGATAAAGCTTTTGATGCGGCTACATGTATTGGTTGTGGGGCATGCGTCGCTGCATGTAAAAATAGATCGGCTATGTTATTTGTTTCAGCAAAAATTTCACAATTTGCTTTATTACCTCAAGGTAAAATAGAAAGAAAAAAAAGAGTTTTAAACATGATTAATAAAATGGATGAAGAAGGATTTGGAACCTGTACTAATACTAAAGCATGTGAAGTTGAATGTCCTAAAGGTATATCTACAGAATATATTTCCTTTATGAATCGTGAATATATACAATCCTTTATTACTTAA
- a CDS encoding fumarate reductase/succinate dehydrogenase flavoprotein subunit, whose protein sequence is MENTLKFNSKIPVSSLTHKWEDHKSTLKLVAPNNRYNIEIIVVGTGLAGGAAAASLSELGYKVKAFCYQDSPRRAHSVAAQGGINASKNYKGDNDSVYQLFYDTIKGGDYRSREANVYRLSQISSNIIDQCVAQGVPFARDYAGYLDTRSFGGTKVSRTFYAKGQTGQQLLLACYSSMSRQIGKGRIKMYNRHEMLDLVIVDGIAKGIIARNLVSGEIERHSAHAIVIASGGYGNVFFLSTNAMGSNASAIWKVHKKGGLFANPCYTQIHPTCIPVHGNYQSKLTLMSESLRNDGRIWVPKKLEDAVYIRNGTKKPEDIIENNRDYYLERRYPSFGNLVPRDVASRAAKERCDKGFGIENNDNKEGVFLDFSFSIEKYGEEKANELGIKQPNFLDKKKLGKKIMESKYGNLFHMYEKITNENPYNTPMKIYPAVHYTMGGLWVDYNLMSSIPGCYVIGEANFSDHGANRLGASALMQGLSDGYFILPYTIADYLSEHLTEKISTKHIAFQLSEINVKNRIQKLIQNNGNMSVDFFHKKLGNIMWKYVGMSRNHIGLCKAIKYIQELRDEFWKNVFVPGNIDDGLNSELEKAGRVSDFLELGELMAMDALNRKESCGSHFREEYQTKEGEAMRDDIHYKYVSVWEYKKNKPISDEIMHKEDLNFSFVKLQSRSYK, encoded by the coding sequence ATGGAAAATACCCTTAAGTTCAATTCGAAAATTCCAGTAAGTTCATTAACTCATAAATGGGAAGATCACAAATCTACACTGAAATTGGTGGCCCCTAATAATAGATATAACATAGAAATTATTGTTGTTGGAACAGGACTAGCTGGAGGGGCGGCTGCTGCTTCTTTGTCAGAATTAGGATATAAAGTGAAGGCTTTTTGTTATCAAGATTCTCCAAGAAGAGCACATTCTGTGGCGGCTCAAGGTGGAATCAATGCTTCTAAAAATTATAAAGGAGATAACGATTCAGTTTATCAACTATTTTATGATACAATTAAAGGAGGAGATTATAGATCTAGAGAAGCCAATGTTTATCGTTTATCCCAAATATCTTCTAACATTATAGATCAATGTGTAGCCCAAGGTGTTCCATTTGCTCGTGATTATGCTGGATATTTGGATACTAGATCTTTTGGAGGGACAAAAGTTTCTAGAACTTTTTATGCTAAGGGTCAAACAGGACAACAACTCCTATTAGCGTGTTATTCTTCTATGTCTAGACAAATAGGAAAAGGAAGAATTAAAATGTATAACCGTCATGAGATGTTAGATTTAGTTATTGTAGATGGAATAGCTAAAGGCATTATTGCAAGAAATCTTGTTTCCGGAGAAATAGAAAGGCATTCCGCACATGCTATAGTTATTGCTTCAGGAGGATATGGAAATGTATTTTTTTTATCGACCAATGCAATGGGTTCTAATGCAAGTGCTATATGGAAGGTACATAAAAAAGGTGGATTATTTGCTAACCCATGTTATACTCAAATACACCCTACTTGTATTCCTGTTCATGGAAATTATCAATCTAAATTAACATTAATGTCTGAATCATTAAGAAATGATGGAAGAATATGGGTTCCCAAAAAATTAGAAGATGCTGTTTATATACGGAATGGAACTAAAAAACCTGAAGATATAATTGAAAATAATAGAGATTATTATCTTGAAAGACGATATCCTTCATTTGGAAATCTTGTTCCAAGAGATGTTGCATCTAGAGCCGCTAAAGAACGTTGTGATAAAGGGTTTGGAATAGAAAATAATGATAACAAAGAAGGGGTCTTTTTAGATTTTAGTTTTTCTATAGAAAAATATGGAGAAGAAAAAGCTAATGAACTTGGAATAAAACAGCCTAATTTTTTGGATAAAAAAAAATTAGGAAAAAAAATAATGGAATCTAAATATGGAAATTTATTTCATATGTATGAAAAAATTACCAATGAAAATCCTTATAATACTCCTATGAAAATTTATCCAGCAGTACATTATACAATGGGAGGTTTATGGGTAGATTATAATTTAATGTCTTCTATTCCTGGATGTTATGTCATAGGAGAGGCTAATTTTTCTGATCATGGAGCAAATCGACTGGGAGCTTCTGCATTAATGCAGGGATTATCAGATGGTTATTTTATTTTACCATATACTATAGCAGATTATTTATCTGAACATTTGACAGAAAAAATATCAACAAAACATATAGCTTTTCAATTATCGGAAATAAATGTTAAAAATAGAATTCAAAAGCTTATTCAGAATAACGGAAATATGTCCGTTGATTTTTTTCATAAAAAACTTGGAAATATCATGTGGAAGTATGTAGGAATGAGTAGAAATCATATAGGGTTATGCAAAGCTATAAAATATATACAAGAACTTAGAGATGAATTTTGGAAAAATGTATTTGTTCCTGGAAATATTGATGATGGATTAAATTCTGAATTAGAAAAAGCTGGACGTGTTTCCGATTTTTTAGAATTAGGGGAATTAATGGCTATGGATGCTTTAAATAGAAAAGAATCTTGTGGAAGTCATTTTCGTGAAGAATATCAGACAAAAGAAGGAGAAGCTATGAGAGATGACATTCATTATAAATATGTTTCTGTATGGGAATACAAAAAAAATAAACCCATAAGTGATGAAATTATGCATAAAGAAGATTTGAATTTTTCTTTTGTTAAATTACAGTCTCGTTCTTATAAATAA
- a CDS encoding succinate dehydrogenase cytochrome b subunit: protein MNHCNFFQSSIGKKVVMATTGIFLMIFLLLHLSVNLFLFSGETAFNEAVYFMRKNIFIRMMEYVLAIGFIIHILLGIKLHLVNKKIKGEVDYAINYYFSTSFSSRTMVYTGILILCFLILHIINFMIPMKYSKTRHLISDYNIVVSLFKNPFYTFIYVFSFLILGIHLNHGFKSSFQSLGLYNQKKLAWIRRFGYLYLWIICSGFSIIAVWFFFN from the coding sequence GTGAATCATTGCAATTTTTTTCAATCCTCTATTGGAAAAAAAGTGGTCATGGCTACTACAGGAATTTTTTTAATGATTTTTTTATTGTTGCATTTAAGTGTGAATTTATTTCTCTTCTCAGGAGAAACAGCTTTTAATGAAGCTGTTTATTTTATGAGAAAAAACATATTTATTCGAATGATGGAATATGTTCTTGCTATAGGATTCATTATACATATTTTATTAGGAATAAAGTTACATTTAGTAAATAAGAAAATAAAAGGAGAAGTTGATTATGCGATAAATTATTATTTTTCGACTTCATTTAGTAGTCGTACAATGGTATATACAGGAATTTTAATTTTATGTTTTTTAATTTTACATATTATTAATTTTATGATTCCCATGAAATATTCAAAAACCCGTCATTTAATATCTGATTATAATATAGTTGTTTCTTTGTTTAAAAATCCTTTTTATACATTTATATATGTGTTTTCATTTTTAATTTTGGGTATTCATTTAAATCATGGATTTAAATCTTCTTTTCAATCTTTAGGTTTATATAATCAGAAAAAATTGGCTTGGATACGAAGATTTGGTTATTTATATTTGTGGATTATTTGTTCTGGATTTTCTATTATTGCGGTTTGGTTTTTTTTTAATTAA